A segment of the Streptococcus chenjunshii genome:
TTTAGAGGATGATAAACATGTTTGGCCGCCATATAACTTAGCACCAGTAGTTCGAGATGATCTTTTAGAGGATTATCCTGAGATAGAGGAGATTTTAAATAAGATCTCAGCGAGTTTAGCTACTGAAACCGTCACAAAACTTAATGCTCAAGTTGATGTCGAAGGAAAAGAGTATGCTGATGTTGCAAAGGAGTTTTATAATAGTATCAAATGAGGGGGGAATATATAATGGAAATTTTATTAGATAAACAAACTGCTGTTATTTTCGGTGCAGGGCGGGGAATCGGCCAAGCGATGGCCCAAGTTTTTGCTGAAGCTCAGGCAACGGTTTATGTGGCAGATATTATGCTTGAAAATGCGCAGATTTTAGCCCAAGATATTGTTGACCAAGGCTATAAAGCTGTAGCCGTGTCCTGTGATGTTTCAGATTATGAATCGGTTGATGCTGTTTTAGAAAAAGCAGAAAAAGAAACGGGCCGATTGGATATTATTATTAACAATGCAGGGATAGTGACTCTGGATTCTTTTTTAGAAACTAGCCAAGAAGATATTCAGAAATTGTTTAATATCAATTTGCTTGGAGCAAATAATGGAATGCAAGCGGGAATTAAACGAATGAGGAAATATGATAAGGGTAAAATTATTAATACCTCATCATTTGCAGGACGCCATGCTTTACCAGAAGGGTTTTCTCATTATGGTATGACTAAAGCGGGGATCATTTATTTGACACAGGCAGGAGCGTATGCTGGAGCTGATTATAATATCAATGTTAATGCTATTTGTCCCGGTATTATCCGCTCACAAATGTGGGAAAAAATTTTAGACAGTTATGCCCAAGCCGAGCAAGACAGAGAAGAAGCTTGGAGAACAAGCTTGAAACATTTTATCCCTCTTAAAAGAGGCGATCAGAAGCCGGAAGATATT
Coding sequences within it:
- a CDS encoding SDR family NAD(P)-dependent oxidoreductase; translated protein: MEILLDKQTAVIFGAGRGIGQAMAQVFAEAQATVYVADIMLENAQILAQDIVDQGYKAVAVSCDVSDYESVDAVLEKAEKETGRLDIIINNAGIVTLDSFLETSQEDIQKLFNINLLGANNGMQAGIKRMRKYDKGKIINTSSFAGRHALPEGFSHYGMTKAGIIYLTQAGAYAGADYNINVNAICPGIIRSQMWEKILDSYAQAEQDREEAWRTSLKHFIPLKRGDQKPEDIAYTALFLASDLADHITGQAINVDGGAAMN